Proteins encoded in a region of the Campylobacter geochelonis genome:
- a CDS encoding DUF4198 domain-containing protein, with protein MKKIVISSIVAAGLASSAFAHFQMVYTPESALNKGGTIPLKVVFNHPFADEHTMDMGLQADKSRVGVEDFYVIHKEKKTELKDSLKEIKFKGNSNEGIGYSTDYKARTMGDHLFVLTPAPYFEANEDAYIQQITKMVVNVAGAPTDWDAELGLKAEIVPLTKPYAVWAGSTFTGIVKSNGKPVAFAEIEVEYLNHPVDIKENKMGKPFVKAPQDSFVTIGMKADANGEFTFGIPKAGWWGFAALGVGSDTEYKGKELSQDAVIWVQAKDMK; from the coding sequence ATGAAAAAAATTGTTATTTCATCTATTGTTGCGGCAGGTTTGGCAAGTAGTGCGTTTGCGCATTTTCAAATGGTTTACACACCAGAATCAGCACTAAATAAAGGCGGTACGATTCCACTAAAAGTAGTTTTTAACCACCCATTTGCCGATGAGCATACTATGGATATGGGGCTTCAAGCTGACAAATCTAGAGTTGGCGTTGAAGACTTTTATGTAATCCACAAAGAGAAAAAAACTGAGCTAAAAGATAGCTTAAAAGAGATTAAATTTAAAGGCAACTCAAACGAAGGCATTGGATATAGCACTGATTATAAAGCAAGAACTATGGGCGATCATCTTTTTGTTTTAACTCCAGCTCCATACTTTGAAGCAAACGAAGACGCCTACATCCAACAAATCACAAAAATGGTTGTAAACGTTGCTGGCGCTCCGACTGATTGGGATGCAGAACTTGGGTTAAAAGCTGAAATCGTTCCTTTGACAAAACCATATGCTGTCTGGGCTGGAAGCACATTTACTGGCATTGTTAAATCAAACGGCAAACCAGTTGCGTTTGCTGAGATTGAGGTTGAGTATCTAAACCATCCAGTCGATATCAAAGAAAACAAAATGGGCAAACCATTTGTAAAAGCTCCTCAAGATAGTTTTGTAACTATCGGTATGAAAGCTGATGCAAATGGCGAATTTACATTTGGAATTCCTAAAGCTGGTTGGTGGGGATTTGCCGCACTTGGCGTTGGAAGCGACACTGAGTATAAAGGCAAAGAGTTAAGTCAAGACGCAGTTATCTGGGTTCAAGCTAAAGATATGAAGTAA
- a CDS encoding FeoB-associated Cys-rich membrane protein has protein sequence MSVTETIFLVVLACAAGYYFYYKEFKKKDCGCGNGKSCCSKKKK, from the coding sequence ATGAGTGTGACAGAAACGATTTTTTTAGTAGTGCTAGCGTGTGCGGCGGGGTATTATTTTTACTATAAAGAGTTTAAGAAAAAGGATTGTGGTTGTGGCAACGGCAAAAGTTGTTGTAGCAAAAAGAAAAAATAG
- a CDS encoding substrate-binding periplasmic protein — protein sequence MSKVIFSLMLFILSLNAQHLRVWMNVGYQPFSMPKDGKTAGYEIDLLNELAKKLNFTYEIVDTKLESLEHMADSNLADMVVSSINVSEELKSVVEFSTPYYKNTSTVFLKRKNDESIKDLNETIKGKIVGAFKNRYQVGLLHKIPDIIVKELTVKKGIGAIIELKTAQVDVLALDRTLANIYTKKGRTVSGYSKNVVGFLDDLGLNDDIEVFYEDKFDSEGYAIVFGNSMKTELKDGINKAILDMYEDGTIKKLIKKYRLE from the coding sequence ATGTCAAAAGTTATATTTTCCTTAATGCTTTTTATTTTAAGCTTAAACGCGCAACATCTTAGAGTTTGGATGAATGTCGGGTATCAGCCATTTAGTATGCCAAAAGATGGCAAAACGGCAGGGTATGAGATAGACTTGCTAAATGAACTTGCCAAAAAGTTAAATTTCACTTACGAGATAGTAGATACAAAGCTTGAAAGCCTTGAACATATGGCAGATAGTAATCTTGCCGATATGGTTGTTTCTAGCATAAATGTAAGCGAAGAGCTAAAATCTGTTGTTGAGTTTTCAACACCTTACTACAAAAACACATCAACGGTCTTTTTAAAAAGAAAAAACGATGAGTCTATAAAAGACTTAAACGAAACTATTAAAGGCAAAATCGTAGGTGCGTTTAAAAACAGATATCAAGTAGGGCTACTACACAAAATTCCAGATATCATAGTAAAAGAACTAACCGTAAAAAAGGGTATAGGTGCGATAATAGAGCTAAAAACAGCTCAAGTAGATGTTTTAGCGCTTGATAGAACACTGGCAAATATTTATACCAAAAAAGGAAGAACCGTATCTGGATACTCCAAAAATGTTGTTGGATTTTTGGATGATTTGGGGTTAAATGATGATATAGAAGTTTTTTATGAGGATAAATTTGATAGTGAGGGTTATGCCATCGTTTTTGGAAACAGCATGAAAACAGAGCTAAAAGATGGGATAAACAAGGCGATTTTGGATATGTATGAAGATGGAACTATCAAAAAACTTATAAAAAAATATAGACTTGAGTAG
- a CDS encoding DUF4857 domain-containing protein produces the protein MGSIFLKEISRLKGVFIFLVVVLAGFFLWFCFKVRYDFGAIHPESVIWYGYNFFDNHPESVMAWVWVILGVGVSLAQFLSERARIKCLLHLPKSSAMLLLEHFYPVFILFGAIWLVFGGWLLVFSSFFYPVVILEQIAINWCYYALCGVLFYIFTNAVVINKNAIFSFALAVVFTVLSFMVLFYLRSFLVIILLAVVGGILCFNSLLSHKQTSLKTPFLGAIYVVLAVVFVFSGVGFYDKSLKEKKENYYIFYSPSLKEFIYQHNLGGHYFAYKSASGKEFKSEKEYKNELAFNYYMDLEQQGKLPVVIDGESFSKERIKNARFSMSYTPADAKPPQIPLYPLFNPDPKVSSIPFSEDMIYFAKNGLEIYHHDGNLDKEFSSFLNDKALNLDVKFPAVAVWGRFTNLKPYDSGIFFKDSKGDVFNITVYDNKLDFKEIPSLKNFEHLHVNESKNSDFLAIAFKDSKIYLMDKKYLLTKLDVGEFNWHTMRLRVAFDAKYLQVRYDDGRVYKAFAFDKDDFKEVDKFQIK, from the coding sequence GTGGGATCTATTTTTTTAAAAGAGATAAGCAGGCTAAAGGGAGTTTTTATCTTTTTGGTTGTGGTTTTGGCTGGATTTTTCTTGTGGTTTTGCTTTAAAGTAAGATATGATTTTGGTGCGATTCACCCTGAGAGCGTGATTTGGTATGGGTATAACTTTTTTGATAACCATCCTGAAAGCGTTATGGCATGGGTTTGGGTGATTTTAGGAGTTGGAGTTAGTTTAGCTCAGTTTTTAAGCGAAAGAGCACGTATAAAGTGCTTGCTTCATCTACCAAAAAGTAGTGCTATGCTTTTGCTTGAGCATTTTTATCCAGTTTTTATACTTTTTGGCGCGATTTGGCTTGTTTTTGGTGGATGGCTTTTAGTTTTTAGCTCATTTTTTTATCCGGTTGTTATCTTAGAGCAAATAGCGATAAATTGGTGCTACTACGCACTTTGCGGAGTACTTTTTTATATATTTACAAATGCGGTTGTGATAAACAAAAATGCAATTTTTAGCTTTGCTTTAGCTGTTGTTTTTACGGTTTTATCTTTTATGGTGCTTTTTTATCTTAGAAGCTTTTTGGTTATTATTTTACTAGCCGTAGTTGGTGGAATTTTGTGTTTTAACTCCTTGCTTTCACATAAGCAAACATCACTAAAAACACCGTTTTTAGGTGCTATTTACGTTGTTTTAGCAGTTGTTTTTGTATTTAGCGGGGTTGGGTTTTATGATAAGAGTTTAAAAGAGAAAAAAGAGAATTATTATATATTTTACTCACCAAGTTTGAAAGAATTTATCTATCAGCACAACCTTGGCGGGCATTATTTTGCTTATAAAAGCGCAAGTGGCAAAGAGTTTAAAAGCGAAAAAGAGTATAAAAATGAGCTTGCTTTTAACTACTATATGGACTTAGAGCAGCAAGGAAAACTGCCGGTTGTGATTGATGGCGAGAGTTTTAGCAAAGAGCGTATAAAAAATGCAAGATTTTCTATGAGTTACACACCAGCAGACGCCAAGCCCCCACAAATTCCACTCTATCCGCTGTTTAATCCTGATCCAAAAGTATCGTCCATACCTTTTAGTGAAGATATGATTTACTTTGCTAAAAATGGACTTGAAATTTATCATCACGATGGAAATTTAGATAAGGAATTCTCTTCTTTTTTAAATGATAAAGCGCTAAATTTAGATGTGAAATTCCCAGCCGTTGCGGTTTGGGGCAGGTTTACAAATTTAAAACCATATGATAGTGGAATATTTTTTAAAGACAGCAAAGGAGATGTTTTTAACATAACAGTTTATGATAACAAGCTTGATTTCAAAGAAATCCCATCTCTTAAAAATTTCGAGCATTTGCACGTAAATGAGAGTAAAAATAGCGATTTTCTAGCTATCGCGTTTAAAGATAGTAAAATTTATCTTATGGATAAAAAATATCTTTTAACTAAACTAGATGTTGGCGAATTTAATTGGCACACGATGAGACTTAGAGTTGCATTTGATGCTAAGTATTTGCAAGTAAGATATGATGATGGAAGAGTCTATAAAGCTTTTGCCTTTGATAAAGATGATTTTAAAGAGGTTGATAAATTTCAAATAAAGTAA
- a CDS encoding ABC transporter ATP-binding protein, with translation MQTQKNPLKTNDEFTQPNSAFARENAVEVKNLTHYYGKKMIYENLSFTVPKGCVFGILGRNGVGKSTLINILMGYIHPKGGECKVLGKESFNLDNEAKRDIALLFEGFISYDYLSIAQYERFLKPFYPKWDSKIYKELVKLLGLNENQKLNSMSFGQKSQVILASLFAQDAKVLIFDDYSMGLDAGYRRLFGDYLKDYLDGKDKTVIITSHIMSDLQDLVDEFIIVERGGQVYQSSMSEFMREFRVYKVGLDRDLSKFGFKNIDKFKNHQMAYGFCQIDDEMPINATFEDKFLGFVGRYE, from the coding sequence GTGCAAACTCAAAAAAATCCTTTAAAAACAAATGATGAATTTACTCAGCCAAATAGCGCTTTTGCAAGAGAAAATGCCGTTGAGGTCAAGAATTTAACGCACTATTATGGTAAAAAAATGATATATGAAAACTTAAGTTTTACAGTGCCAAAGGGCTGTGTTTTTGGAATTTTGGGGCGAAATGGTGTTGGAAAATCAACGCTTATAAACATTCTTATGGGTTACATTCACCCAAAAGGTGGCGAGTGCAAAGTGCTAGGAAAAGAGAGTTTTAACCTTGATAACGAGGCTAAAAGAGATATCGCGCTTCTTTTTGAGGGATTTATAAGTTATGATTATCTAAGTATAGCGCAGTATGAGAGATTTTTAAAACCATTTTACCCAAAATGGGATAGTAAAATTTATAAAGAGCTGGTTAAACTTTTGGGCTTAAATGAAAATCAAAAGCTAAATTCTATGTCTTTTGGACAAAAATCACAAGTAATTTTGGCAAGTTTGTTTGCTCAAGATGCAAAAGTGCTTATCTTTGATGATTATTCTATGGGGCTTGATGCTGGATATAGGCGGCTTTTTGGGGATTATTTAAAAGACTATCTTGATGGCAAGGATAAAACCGTCATTATAACAAGCCATATCATGAGCGATTTGCAAGATTTAGTCGATGAGTTTATCATAGTTGAGCGAGGCGGACAGGTGTATCAAAGCTCGATGAGCGAGTTTATGCGCGAATTTAGAGTTTATAAAGTTGGTTTGGATAGGGATTTGAGTAAATTTGGGTTTAAAAATATAGACAAATTTAAAAACCATCAAATGGCATACGGCTTTTGCCAAATCGATGATGAAATGCCTATAAATGCGACATTTGAGGATAAATTCCTTGGCTTTGTTGGAAGATATGAGTAG
- a CDS encoding acyl-[ACP]--phospholipid O-acyltransferase, protein MTKLFSLRGFSPFIAVMFINAIVDLGHKITIQNILVKSYTGNELVILTAVVNLLILLPYVSFFSLAGFLNDKFSRTTITRYAAASEIFLTFLITISYLLGWFYVAFFMTLLLAIQSAIYSPAKYGLIKMIVGEKNLGAANGVVQAVTIISILLSSLAFSVVFEVYASSSTSPAELMKSVWFIGVMLFVCSVLETFFTFKIPFFKASDENSKFEFKEYVKFGYLKKNMSMIIKDKNVWLCTLGLSFFWAISQLIIAVFPAHYKLISGADNVVVIQSILAVSAIGLVCGSFFAGAYSKNHIELGLVPFGAFGLFISLLLFSSSQSAFGLGFASVCFGFAGGVFIVPLNANIQFFTSEKRMGKVLAGSNFVQNLFMILFLILAIVFVQFMISTKQIFVFAAFSILVCAIYAIKALPHLFSRLLAIPFLKFGYRVNVSGVENIPKTGGVLLLGNHISWIDWAVVQIATPRPVKFVIHRSFYDRWYLQWFFKLFKVIPIGSGMNKSALENVRTRLENGEVVALFPEGHISYNGQLDEFAKGFEVASNATGAKIVPFYIRGLWGSSFSRARKYFKNMTSKEGKRMLGVTFGEPMPDSSTASEVKQKVMQLSFFSWGEYINSLEPVQFNWLRNAKANLFKKAIVDSTGVEMNNFKVITAVLIFLKKFRNSFKDSQNIGLILPSSAMGSIINLVLFIMGKIPVNLNYTLSVENMAKCVENADIKSIVTSKKFIEKLSSRGLVFSDELSAKFIYLEEVGASISKKAKIYAAIKAILLPSFMIDIIYFRNVRIDDDAIILYSSGSEGEPKGVVLTHKNIMSNVKQISGLLNSDKNEVILASLPIFHSFGLTVTTYLPLSEGITSVHVADSTDGLAVAKMAAKQSATVMFGTSTFFRLYAKNPRINHLMFKTIKFAIAGAEKLKPSVKDEFKMKFGVDIFEGYGATETTPVVSVNMPNMLELDSFKELVFNKFGSVGLPLPGTVIKIVDLNTLEELAQGESGLILIGGHQVMREYRKNQAKTDEVIVTINDVRYYKSGDIGYLDSDGFLYITDRVSRFAKIGGEMVSLGALEDKLGEIFKDSIHFICVNLADEKKGEKIVMLYDGSTEEKEVMSAIKASNIPNLMHPTSVHKVEQIPLLGTGKADYKSSKTLAIKIAG, encoded by the coding sequence ATGACGAAACTGTTTTCCTTGCGAGGATTTTCGCCCTTTATAGCGGTGATGTTTATAAACGCTATAGTTGATTTAGGGCATAAGATAACGATTCAAAATATTTTAGTTAAAAGCTATACTGGAAACGAGCTTGTTATCCTAACTGCGGTTGTAAATTTGCTTATTTTGCTTCCTTATGTTTCGTTTTTTTCATTGGCTGGATTTTTAAATGATAAATTCTCTCGCACCACTATAACTCGATACGCCGCTGCTAGTGAGATTTTTCTTACATTTTTAATAACGATTTCTTATCTTTTGGGCTGGTTTTATGTGGCGTTTTTTATGACATTGCTTTTAGCTATCCAAAGTGCGATTTACTCTCCAGCAAAATATGGACTTATAAAGATGATAGTTGGAGAAAAAAACCTTGGAGCGGCTAATGGAGTCGTTCAAGCAGTGACAATCATCTCGATTTTACTGTCATCTCTTGCATTTTCAGTTGTGTTTGAAGTTTATGCGAGTTCATCGACAAGTCCAGCAGAGCTGATGAAGTCAGTTTGGTTTATCGGCGTTATGCTTTTTGTTTGTTCTGTTTTGGAGACATTTTTCACTTTTAAAATTCCATTTTTTAAAGCAAGCGATGAAAATAGTAAATTTGAGTTTAAAGAGTATGTTAAATTTGGCTATTTGAAAAAAAATATGAGTATGATAATAAAAGATAAAAATGTATGGCTTTGTACTTTGGGGCTGTCGTTTTTCTGGGCGATTTCGCAACTTATCATCGCGGTTTTTCCAGCTCATTATAAGCTAATTAGCGGCGCTGATAACGTTGTAGTTATCCAGTCCATACTCGCAGTAAGCGCGATAGGTCTTGTTTGTGGCTCGTTTTTTGCAGGAGCATATAGTAAAAACCATATCGAGCTTGGGCTTGTGCCATTTGGCGCTTTTGGTCTTTTTATCTCGCTTTTACTTTTTTCTAGTTCGCAAAGTGCCTTTGGACTAGGATTTGCGTCTGTTTGTTTTGGTTTTGCTGGTGGAGTTTTTATCGTGCCTTTGAATGCAAATATTCAGTTTTTCACATCTGAAAAACGCATGGGAAAGGTGCTTGCTGGAAGTAACTTTGTGCAAAATTTATTTATGATTTTATTTTTGATTTTAGCTATTGTTTTTGTGCAGTTTATGATAAGCACAAAGCAAATTTTTGTTTTTGCAGCTTTTAGCATTTTAGTCTGTGCGATTTACGCTATAAAGGCGTTGCCACATCTTTTTTCACGTCTTCTTGCTATACCTTTTTTAAAATTTGGCTACCGTGTAAATGTTAGCGGAGTTGAAAATATACCAAAAACAGGCGGCGTGCTTCTTTTAGGAAATCATATAAGCTGGATAGACTGGGCTGTAGTTCAAATAGCAACTCCAAGACCGGTTAAATTTGTAATCCATCGAAGCTTTTATGATAGGTGGTATTTGCAGTGGTTTTTCAAACTTTTTAAAGTCATTCCTATAGGAAGTGGGATGAACAAAAGTGCGTTAGAAAATGTTCGTACAAGGCTTGAAAATGGCGAAGTTGTAGCACTTTTCCCAGAAGGTCATATAAGCTATAACGGACAGCTTGATGAGTTTGCAAAAGGCTTTGAAGTAGCCTCAAACGCAACTGGAGCAAAAATAGTCCCATTTTATATAAGAGGGCTTTGGGGTTCATCTTTTTCGCGCGCTAGAAAATACTTTAAAAATATGACTTCAAAAGAGGGAAAAAGGATGCTAGGCGTTACCTTTGGCGAACCAATGCCAGATAGCAGCACAGCTAGTGAAGTCAAGCAAAAAGTTATGCAACTTTCGTTTTTTAGCTGGGGCGAATACATAAACTCGCTTGAGCCGGTGCAATTTAACTGGTTAAGAAATGCTAAAGCAAATCTCTTTAAAAAGGCTATCGTGGACTCAACTGGCGTGGAGATGAACAACTTTAAAGTCATAACCGCGGTTTTGATATTTTTAAAGAAATTTAGAAACTCGTTTAAGGATAGCCAAAATATCGGCTTGATACTGCCTTCATCTGCGATGGGGAGTATTATAAATTTAGTCTTATTTATAATGGGTAAAATTCCTGTGAATTTAAACTACACACTAAGCGTTGAAAATATGGCAAAATGCGTTGAAAATGCAGATATAAAATCTATTGTCACATCTAAAAAATTTATAGAAAAACTAAGCTCAAGAGGGCTTGTTTTTAGCGATGAGTTAAGCGCCAAATTTATCTATCTTGAAGAAGTCGGCGCTAGTATCAGCAAAAAAGCGAAAATTTATGCCGCTATAAAGGCGATTTTACTTCCAAGCTTTATGATAGATATTATATATTTTAGAAATGTTAGAATCGATGATGATGCGATTATCTTATACAGTAGTGGAAGCGAGGGAGAGCCTAAAGGCGTTGTTTTAACCCATAAAAATATTATGTCAAACGTAAAACAAATCTCTGGGCTTTTAAACAGCGATAAAAACGAAGTCATACTTGCTTCTTTGCCGATTTTCCACTCTTTTGGGCTTACTGTCACGACGTATTTGCCACTAAGTGAGGGCATAACAAGTGTGCATGTTGCTGATTCAACAGATGGGCTAGCTGTGGCTAAAATGGCGGCTAAACAAAGTGCAACTGTGATGTTTGGAACATCGACATTTTTTAGACTCTATGCTAAAAATCCACGCATAAATCACCTTATGTTTAAAACTATTAAATTTGCCATAGCTGGGGCTGAGAAGCTAAAACCAAGTGTAAAAGATGAGTTTAAGATGAAATTTGGTGTTGATATTTTTGAAGGATATGGAGCGACTGAAACAACGCCAGTTGTAAGTGTAAATATGCCAAATATGCTTGAACTTGACAGCTTTAAAGAGCTTGTGTTTAATAAATTTGGCAGCGTTGGACTTCCGCTTCCTGGAACTGTGATAAAAATAGTTGATTTAAACACCCTTGAAGAACTTGCTCAAGGAGAAAGCGGGCTTATACTTATAGGTGGACATCAAGTTATGCGAGAATACCGCAAAAATCAAGCTAAAACCGATGAAGTTATAGTAACGATAAATGATGTTAGATACTATAAAAGTGGTGATATAGGATATCTTGATAGCGATGGCTTTTTATACATCACAGATAGAGTTTCGCGCTTTGCAAAAATCGGCGGCGAAATGGTAAGCTTAGGAGCGCTAGAAGATAAGCTAGGCGAGATTTTTAAAGATAGTATTCACTTTATATGTGTGAATTTAGCCGATGAGAAAAAGGGCGAAAAAATCGTTATGTTGTATGATGGAAGCACAGAAGAAAAAGAGGTAATGAGCGCTATAAAAGCTTCGAATATACCAAATTTAATGCATCCAACTTCAGTGCATAAAGTAGAGCAAATCCCATTGCTTGGGACTGGAAAGGCTGATTATAAATCAAGCAAAACTTTAGCTATAAAAATCGCTGGATAG
- a CDS encoding MerR family transcriptional regulator, translating into MQDKTNSSAPTHYKMSELIELTETPKSTILFYIKEGLLPKPTKVKTNVHSYGVDTVKMLKFIKYTQTYFNFSIKELKTLVLRDDFSFENCYESLLNSLDIFMGAGFKKEVSKEKIEDELNISKSELEGFIKDGYILSRDGNLTQKELEILSIIKRAKNSEIGFDIVKIYLEFALNLAKIEGEIAKEALEKSSDKNELYRLILDITLTLKPYIFNYQTFNIYKKDIK; encoded by the coding sequence ATGCAAGATAAGACAAACAGTTCTGCGCCGACTCATTATAAGATGAGCGAACTAATAGAACTAACCGAAACTCCTAAATCAACCATACTTTTTTACATAAAAGAGGGGTTGCTTCCAAAACCAACCAAGGTTAAAACCAACGTTCACTCATACGGTGTTGATACGGTTAAAATGCTTAAATTTATAAAATACACTCAAACTTATTTTAACTTTTCAATCAAAGAGCTAAAAACTCTTGTTTTACGAGATGATTTTAGCTTTGAAAACTGCTATGAGTCGCTTTTAAATTCGCTTGATATTTTTATGGGCGCTGGGTTTAAAAAAGAGGTTTCTAAAGAGAAAATCGAAGATGAGTTAAACATCTCAAAGAGCGAACTTGAAGGCTTTATAAAAGATGGTTATATACTAAGCAGGGATGGAAATTTAACTCAAAAAGAGCTTGAAATTTTATCTATCATAAAAAGAGCAAAAAACAGCGAAATCGGCTTTGATATAGTTAAAATCTATCTTGAATTTGCTTTAAATTTAGCAAAAATCGAAGGCGAGATAGCTAAAGAAGCACTTGAGAAATCAAGTGATAAAAACGAGCTTTACCGCCTGATTTTAGACATTACACTAACTTTAAAACCATATATTTTTAACTACCAGACATTTAACATATACAAAAAGGATATAAAATGA